A region from the Triticum urartu cultivar G1812 chromosome 1, Tu2.1, whole genome shotgun sequence genome encodes:
- the LOC125541466 gene encoding putative disease resistance protein RGA3 isoform X1 (The sequence of the model RefSeq protein was modified relative to this genomic sequence to represent the inferred CDS: added 263 bases not found in genome assembly), whose protein sequence is MAADLEWKAAEIVAVLGWLLSPVITLLLPKVLACLGFDASQKLRELEIHIIPELKKTMRAVDQERMMQRGNRVKTDLDALDKMAAMLRHALEDAEDISDDSQDKIAVRCWHRLRRAFAVCIALFKGCCIQIARIGRTKSARLLQWARESSLSLFLLPRPRSEEPIPANNSAAITNKPLPVIIDIPVTTNAEASGNVRWLSSLCTSFDLFKNCGTSLYSWLAHVFEAACFYRDWSYQVVGIKKCQENASLFDMLDVFFTAMSRLKLKKRIQQVENTVSEVKKSPLLGVAGNSTPKDIANKNRRELGAASKREVFGREALRDDIMARLREIPQGDAPSYSPCYSVIGIYGVAGSGKTTFAGYIRDYIKEECKEEKLFDTIMCIHVSETFSVEDIFQEMLKDISQDSLSGISDHRGLNKKLKEALRGKRFLLILDDLWVKNKNDQQLEELISPLNVGLKGSKILVTARTKEAAGALCADKLIEMPDLDEDQYLTMFMHYALSCKSIALKEFEQVGREIAKKLHRSPIAAVTVAGRLGANPNISFWKNVAKLDMLNDTMDALWWSYQQLNPDIRRCFEFCNIFPRRFQLEKDQLVRLWIAQGFVKTSYAIEEMEDVAEGYIQELVSCSFLQPKGTRSLMEGSNTDCFTIHDLLHDLVNKVAGSDCFRIENERGHRGEGWKGDVPRDVRHLFVETYNAELITENVIGLENLRTLIINVVAWDTPVEEKVLESICMSLLKLRVLAIDFYQRRRISNPSDKLLVPESIIQLKHLRYLAFPKSRQCKVVLPCTLAKLVHIQLLDFGEGEISEFTFSDLTNLRHILCLDVNFPNIGRLSSLQTVSDFVVMNRQGYEIKQLRDLNKIRGRLRIIGLGDVKSKEEALEANLAAKERLMELTLLFCRRTAEVEAEVLEALCPPVGLEKLSIWFYSGSRYPDWIVGKLNGGPKGLQVLELFHCSQLGPGPQLVGFPHLRNLRIGWCDWDTLAGKMEHLTSLETLEIIGCENIRSLPALPRSLLKFELYHCHDELMKGCQTVGDPNWLKIKHIPMKIFRPRINSSASSEGPSHAPEAI, encoded by the exons gCACGCTCTCGAGGATGCCGAAGACATCTCCGACGATTCCCAAGACAAGATTGCCGTCAGGTGCTGGCATCGGCTCCGCCGCGCTTTCGCCGTCTGCATTGCCCTCTTCAAAGGGTGCTGCATCCAGATTGCACGCATCGGCCGGACAAAATCAGCTCGTCTGCTGCAGTGGGCACGGGAAAGCTCCTTGTCTTTGTTCCTCCTACCCAGACCCAGGTCAGAGGAGCCCATTCCGGCGAATAACAGTGCCGCCATCACAAACAAGCCACTTCCAGTGATTATTGATATTCCGGTGACTACCAATGCTGAGGCCTCCGGCAATGTGCGGTGGCTCTCTAGCTTGTGCACCTCGTTTGACTTGTTCAAGAACTGTGGTACATCACTATACAGCTGGTTAGCTCATGTCTTTGAGGCTGCCTGCTTTTACAGAGACTGGTCATACCAAGTGGTTGGCATCAAAAAATGTCAG GAGAATGCCTCCTTATTTGATATGTTAGATGTATTCTTTACTGCTATGTCAAGATTGAAATTGAAGAAAAGGATACAGCAGGTGGAAAACACCGTCAGTGAAGTGAAGAAGTCACCACTCTTGGGTGTGGCAGGCAACAGCACACCAAAAGATATTGCCAACAAAAACAGGAGAGAACTTGGAGCTGCTAGCAAGCGGGAGGTATTTGGTCGAGAGGCGTTGCGTGATGATATCATGGCAAGGCTGCGTGAGATACCACAGGGTGATGCACCAAGCTATAGTCCATGTTACTCTGTGATTGGCATCTATGGCGTTGCAGGGTCCGGGAAGACTACCTTTGCAGGATATATTCGAGATTACATAAAGGAGGAATGCAAGGAGGAGAAACTTTTCGACACTATCATGTGTATTCATGTGTCAGAGACTTTCAGTGTGGAGGATATATTTCAAGAAATGCTGAAGGATATTAGCCAAGATAGTCTCTCTGGTATTTCAGATCATAGGGGACtaaacaaaaagttgaaggaagCATTGCGTGGCAAACGTTTCTTGTTGATATTGGATGATCTCTGGGTGAAGAACAAGAATGACCAACAACTGGAGGAACTAATCTCTCCACTCAATGTTGGGTTGAAAGGGAGCAAAATCCTGGTGACGGCTCGAACAAAAGAAGCAGCTGGAGCTCTGTGTGCCGATAAACTTATTGAAATGCCTGATTTGGATGAGGATCAGTACTTGACGATGTTTATGCATTATGCGCTAAGTTGTAAAAGTATTGCCCTTAAAGAATTTGAACAAGTTGGGAGAGAGATTGCCAAAAAACTACACCGATCACCTATTGCAGCAGTAACAGTTGCAGGACGGCTTGGGGCAAACCCAAATATCAGTTTTTGGAAAAATGTTGCAAAGCTTGACATGTTGAATGACACCATGGATGCTCTTtggtggagctatcagcagcTTAATCCGGACATCAGGCGATGCTTTGAATTCTGCAATATTTTCCCCAGAAGATTCCAACTGGAAAAAGACCAATTAGTCCGCCTCTGGATAGCACAAGGGTTTGTAAAGACCAGTTATGCAATAGAGGAGATGGAAGATGTAGCCGAGGGCTACATTCAAGAGTTAGTGTCATGCTCATTTCTGCaaccaaaaggaacaaggtcgCTGATGGAGGGTTCTAATACTGATTGCTTTACAATTCATGATCTGCTGCATGATTTAGTAAACAAGGTCGCTGGAAGTGATTGCTTCAGAATCGAGAATGAAAGGGGCCATAGAGGAGAAGGCTGGAAAGGAGATGTCCCTCGAGATGTCCGACATCTTTTTGTTGAGACATATAATGCAGAATTGATTACTGAGAATGTCATTGGATTGGAAAATTTACGCACTCTCATCATCAATGTTGTTGCATGGGATACACCAGTTGAGGAAAAGGTCCTTGAGAGTATATGCATGAGTCTGCTGAAGTTGCGGGTACTGGCCATTGATTTCTACCAGAGACGTCGAATCAGCAATCCCAGTGATAAGTTATTGGTCCCAGAATCCATTATTCAGTTAAAGCACCTCCGCTATCTAGCTTTCCCGAAAAGTCGCCAATGCAAGGTTGTTTTACCATGCACACTAGCTAAACTTGTCCATATCCAGCTGCTAGATTTTGGTGAAGGCGAAATTTCGGAATTTACATTTTCTGACCTTACCAACTTGCGGCACATATTATGCCTGGACGTGAACTTTCCTAACATAGGCAGGCTAAGCTCACTTCAAACAGTATCAGACTTCGTAGTAATGAATCGACAGGGTTATGAGATAAAGCAGCTTAGGGACCTAAACAAGATTCGTGGCAGGCTGCGGATCATTGGCCTTGGAGATGTTAAAAGCAAGGAGGAAGCTCTTGAAGCCAATCTAGCTGCCAAGGAAAGGCTCATGGAACTGACACTACTGTTCTGTCGGCGCACTGCAGAAGTTGAAGCAGAGGTACTTGAGGCCTTGTGCCCTCCTGTGGGGCTTGAAAAACTGTCTATCTGGTTCTACAGTGGCTCAAGGTACCCAGATTGGATAGTGGGTAAGCTGAACGGTGGCCCAAAGGGCCTGCAAGTACTTGAATTATTTCACTGCAGCCAACTGGGACCTGGTCCTCAACTTGTGGGTTTCCCTCATCTTCGTAACCTCAGAATTGGGTGGTGCGACTGGGACACCTTAGCAGGCAAAATGGAGCACCTCACATCGCTCGAGACACTGGAGATCATTGGATGCGAGAATATCCGGTCGCTTCCAGCACTGCCCCGGTCTCTGTTGAAGTTTGAACTTTATCACTGCCATGATGAGCTGATGAAGGGTTGTCAAACAGTAGGAGATCCAAACTGGCTTAAGATAAAGCACATCCCCATGAAAATATTTCGCCCACGCAT TAATTCGTCAGCGTCCTCAGAAGGCCCTTCTCATGCCCCTGAAGCGATTTAG
- the LOC125541466 gene encoding putative disease resistance protein RGA3 isoform X2 (The sequence of the model RefSeq protein was modified relative to this genomic sequence to represent the inferred CDS: added 263 bases not found in genome assembly), with the protein MAADLEWKAAEIVAVLGWLLSPVITLLLPKVLACLGFDASQKLRELEIHIIPELKKTMRAVDQERMMQRGNRVKTDLDALDKMAAMLRHALEDAEDISDDSQDKIAVRCWHRLRRAFAVCIALFKGCCIQIARIGRTKSARLLQWARESSLSLFLLPRPRSEEPIPANNSAAITNKPLPVIIDIPVTTNAEASGNVRWLSSLCTSFDLFKNCGTSLYSWLAHVFEAACFYRDWSYQVVGIKKCQENASLFDMLDVFFTAMSRLKLKKRIQQVENTVSEVKKSPLLGVAGNSTPKDIANKNRRELGAASKREVFGREALRDDIMARLREIPQGDAPSYSPCYSVIGIYGVAGSGKTTFAGYIRDYIKEECKEEKLFDTIMCIHVSETFSVEDIFQEMLKDISQDSLSGISDHRGLNKKLKEALRGKRFLLILDDLWVKNKNDQQLEELISPLNVGLKGSKILVTARTKEAAGALCADKLIEMPDLDEDQYLTMFMHYALSCKSIALKEFEQVGREIAKKLHRSPIAAVTVAGRLGANPNISFWKNVAKLDMLNDTMDALWWSYQQLNPDIRRCFEFCNIFPRRFQLEKDQLVRLWIAQGFVKTSYAIEEMEDVAEGYIQELVSCSFLQPKGTRSLMEGSNTDCFTIHDLLHDLVNKVAGSDCFRIENERGHRGEGWKGDVPRDVRHLFVETYNAELITENVIGLENLRTLIINVVAWDTPVEEKVLESICMSLLKLRVLAIDFYQRRRISNPSDKLLVPESIIQLKHLRYLAFPKSRQCKVVLPCTLAKLVHIQLLDFGEGEISEFTFSDLTNLRHILCLDVNFPNIGRLSSLQTVSDFVVMNRQGYEIKQLRDLNKIRGRLRIIGLGDVKSKEEALEANLAAKERLMELTLLFCRRTAEVEAEVLEALCPPVGLEKLSIWFYSGSRYPDWIVGKLNGGPKGLQVLELFHCSQLGPGPQLVGFPHLRNLRIGWCDWDTLAGKMEHLTSLETLEIIGCENIRSLPALPRSLLKFELYHCHDELMKGCQTVGDPNWLKIKHIPMKIFRPRM; encoded by the exons gCACGCTCTCGAGGATGCCGAAGACATCTCCGACGATTCCCAAGACAAGATTGCCGTCAGGTGCTGGCATCGGCTCCGCCGCGCTTTCGCCGTCTGCATTGCCCTCTTCAAAGGGTGCTGCATCCAGATTGCACGCATCGGCCGGACAAAATCAGCTCGTCTGCTGCAGTGGGCACGGGAAAGCTCCTTGTCTTTGTTCCTCCTACCCAGACCCAGGTCAGAGGAGCCCATTCCGGCGAATAACAGTGCCGCCATCACAAACAAGCCACTTCCAGTGATTATTGATATTCCGGTGACTACCAATGCTGAGGCCTCCGGCAATGTGCGGTGGCTCTCTAGCTTGTGCACCTCGTTTGACTTGTTCAAGAACTGTGGTACATCACTATACAGCTGGTTAGCTCATGTCTTTGAGGCTGCCTGCTTTTACAGAGACTGGTCATACCAAGTGGTTGGCATCAAAAAATGTCAG GAGAATGCCTCCTTATTTGATATGTTAGATGTATTCTTTACTGCTATGTCAAGATTGAAATTGAAGAAAAGGATACAGCAGGTGGAAAACACCGTCAGTGAAGTGAAGAAGTCACCACTCTTGGGTGTGGCAGGCAACAGCACACCAAAAGATATTGCCAACAAAAACAGGAGAGAACTTGGAGCTGCTAGCAAGCGGGAGGTATTTGGTCGAGAGGCGTTGCGTGATGATATCATGGCAAGGCTGCGTGAGATACCACAGGGTGATGCACCAAGCTATAGTCCATGTTACTCTGTGATTGGCATCTATGGCGTTGCAGGGTCCGGGAAGACTACCTTTGCAGGATATATTCGAGATTACATAAAGGAGGAATGCAAGGAGGAGAAACTTTTCGACACTATCATGTGTATTCATGTGTCAGAGACTTTCAGTGTGGAGGATATATTTCAAGAAATGCTGAAGGATATTAGCCAAGATAGTCTCTCTGGTATTTCAGATCATAGGGGACtaaacaaaaagttgaaggaagCATTGCGTGGCAAACGTTTCTTGTTGATATTGGATGATCTCTGGGTGAAGAACAAGAATGACCAACAACTGGAGGAACTAATCTCTCCACTCAATGTTGGGTTGAAAGGGAGCAAAATCCTGGTGACGGCTCGAACAAAAGAAGCAGCTGGAGCTCTGTGTGCCGATAAACTTATTGAAATGCCTGATTTGGATGAGGATCAGTACTTGACGATGTTTATGCATTATGCGCTAAGTTGTAAAAGTATTGCCCTTAAAGAATTTGAACAAGTTGGGAGAGAGATTGCCAAAAAACTACACCGATCACCTATTGCAGCAGTAACAGTTGCAGGACGGCTTGGGGCAAACCCAAATATCAGTTTTTGGAAAAATGTTGCAAAGCTTGACATGTTGAATGACACCATGGATGCTCTTtggtggagctatcagcagcTTAATCCGGACATCAGGCGATGCTTTGAATTCTGCAATATTTTCCCCAGAAGATTCCAACTGGAAAAAGACCAATTAGTCCGCCTCTGGATAGCACAAGGGTTTGTAAAGACCAGTTATGCAATAGAGGAGATGGAAGATGTAGCCGAGGGCTACATTCAAGAGTTAGTGTCATGCTCATTTCTGCaaccaaaaggaacaaggtcgCTGATGGAGGGTTCTAATACTGATTGCTTTACAATTCATGATCTGCTGCATGATTTAGTAAACAAGGTCGCTGGAAGTGATTGCTTCAGAATCGAGAATGAAAGGGGCCATAGAGGAGAAGGCTGGAAAGGAGATGTCCCTCGAGATGTCCGACATCTTTTTGTTGAGACATATAATGCAGAATTGATTACTGAGAATGTCATTGGATTGGAAAATTTACGCACTCTCATCATCAATGTTGTTGCATGGGATACACCAGTTGAGGAAAAGGTCCTTGAGAGTATATGCATGAGTCTGCTGAAGTTGCGGGTACTGGCCATTGATTTCTACCAGAGACGTCGAATCAGCAATCCCAGTGATAAGTTATTGGTCCCAGAATCCATTATTCAGTTAAAGCACCTCCGCTATCTAGCTTTCCCGAAAAGTCGCCAATGCAAGGTTGTTTTACCATGCACACTAGCTAAACTTGTCCATATCCAGCTGCTAGATTTTGGTGAAGGCGAAATTTCGGAATTTACATTTTCTGACCTTACCAACTTGCGGCACATATTATGCCTGGACGTGAACTTTCCTAACATAGGCAGGCTAAGCTCACTTCAAACAGTATCAGACTTCGTAGTAATGAATCGACAGGGTTATGAGATAAAGCAGCTTAGGGACCTAAACAAGATTCGTGGCAGGCTGCGGATCATTGGCCTTGGAGATGTTAAAAGCAAGGAGGAAGCTCTTGAAGCCAATCTAGCTGCCAAGGAAAGGCTCATGGAACTGACACTACTGTTCTGTCGGCGCACTGCAGAAGTTGAAGCAGAGGTACTTGAGGCCTTGTGCCCTCCTGTGGGGCTTGAAAAACTGTCTATCTGGTTCTACAGTGGCTCAAGGTACCCAGATTGGATAGTGGGTAAGCTGAACGGTGGCCCAAAGGGCCTGCAAGTACTTGAATTATTTCACTGCAGCCAACTGGGACCTGGTCCTCAACTTGTGGGTTTCCCTCATCTTCGTAACCTCAGAATTGGGTGGTGCGACTGGGACACCTTAGCAGGCAAAATGGAGCACCTCACATCGCTCGAGACACTGGAGATCATTGGATGCGAGAATATCCGGTCGCTTCCAGCACTGCCCCGGTCTCTGTTGAAGTTTGAACTTTATCACTGCCATGATGAGCTGATGAAGGGTTGTCAAACAGTAGGAGATCCAAACTGGCTTAAGATAAAGCACATCCCCATGAAAATATTTCGCCCACGCATGTAA
- the LOC125540963 gene encoding disease resistance protein PIK6-NP-like gives MEAAMIPLIKKLGGLLADKNNLETHVRNNVKSLITELEMMHAVLYKIGAKPAEQFDEHVLIWGGKLRDLSYHMEDAVDAFIVHVEKHGHDRGSTNMKNRVKKFLRKTTKLFTKGKAFHQISDAIEEAKWVAKELGDLRERYILDAQDNERGDAIDPRLKAVYKDVTELVGIDHVRDELIKKLCDGNERSKDQLRTMSIVGFGGQGKTTLAKAMYDKIKVQFDSVAFVSVSRNPDMTKIFKKILYVLG, from the coding sequence ATGGAGGCCGCCATGATCCCCTTGATCAAGAAGCTCGGCGGCCTACTCGCGGACAAGAACAACCTGGAGACACACGTGAGGAACAACGTCAAATCTCTGATCACGGAGTTGGAGATGATGCACGCCGTTCTATACAAGATTGGGGCCAAGCCGGCCGAGCAGTTCGACGAGCATGTCCTCATCTGGGGAGGCAAACTGAGGGACCTCTCCTACCATATGGAGGACGCCGTCGACGCTTTCATCGTGCACGTGGAGAAGCACGGCCATGACCGTGGCTCCACCAACATGAAGAATAGAGTTAAGAAGTTCCTCAGAAAGACCACCAAACTGTTTACCAAGGGTAAGGCTTTTCATCAAATCTCTGATGCCATCGAAGAAGCTAAGTGGGTCGCCAAGGAGTTGGGCGACCTGCGCGAAAGGTATATCCTTGACGCGCAGGACAACGAGAGGGGCGATGCCATTGATCCCCGCTTGAAAGCCGTGTACAAAGATGTCACGGAGCTTGTTGGGATAGATCACGTAAGAGATGAGCTGATCAAGAAGCTGTGTGACGGCAATGAGAGGTCCAAGGACCAATTAAGGACAATGTCTATTGTTGGATTTGGCGGACAGGGCAAGACAACTCTGGCAAAAGCAATGTATGACAAGATCAAAGTGCAGTTTGACAGTGTAGCTTTTGTTTCCGTTTCTCGGAATCCTGACATGACCAAGATTTTCAAGAAGATCTTATATGTGTTAGGTTGA